One genomic segment of Amycolatopsis sp. Hca4 includes these proteins:
- a CDS encoding SPW repeat protein, with amino-acid sequence MTSHRIPASRHRTVVLGAAAGLVLLAGLYLVLAPWVTGFGGAGVLALSDTLVGLVLIALAIARTATRRLALIGWVIPVLGAWAAVSPWLLRNGGETQPSAGALVGNVVAGLVVVVAGVALARRVRA; translated from the coding sequence ATGACATCCCACCGCATTCCGGCTTCCCGCCACCGCACGGTGGTGCTCGGCGCGGCCGCCGGGCTGGTGCTGCTGGCCGGGCTCTACCTGGTGCTGGCCCCGTGGGTGACCGGCTTCGGCGGCGCGGGCGTTCTGGCGCTGAGCGACACGCTGGTCGGACTGGTCCTGATCGCGCTGGCGATCGCCCGTACGGCCACCCGCAGGCTGGCGCTGATCGGCTGGGTGATCCCCGTCCTCGGCGCGTGGGCCGCGGTTTCGCCGTGGCTGCTGCGGAACGGCGGGGAGACCCAGCCTTCGGCGGGCGCGCTGGTCGGCAACGTCGTGGCCGGGCTGGTGGTCGTGGTTGCGGGCGTGGCGCTGGCGCGCCGCGTCCGCGCTTGA